Below is a genomic region from Caulobacter rhizosphaerae.
CTTCGGCCGCCATCCGTTCGGCTTCCACGGCGGCCACGAGGGTCATCACCGTCGCGGCGGCCGCATGGGCCGGTTCTTCGATCACGGCGACCTGCGCCTGGTCGTGCTGAAGCTGATCGCCGACAAGCCCAGCCACGGCTACGAGCTGATCAAGGCCGTCGAGACCGCCGCCGGCGGCGCCTACACCCCCAGCCCCGGCGTGATCTATCCGACCCTGACCCTGCTGGAAGAGCTGGGCTATGTCACCGCGGCCGACGCCGGCGGCGGCAAGAAGCTCTATACGATCACCGACGAGGGCCAAGCCTTCCTCGAGGCCAACAGCCAGCCGGTCCACGGCCTGTTCACCCGCATGGCCGAGGCCGCCGCCCAGAGCGCCGCTTTCTCGCCGCAGATCATGCGGGCCCGCGAGAACCTCAAGACCGCCCTGCGCCTGAAGCTGACCTCCGGCTCGCTGACCCCCGAACAGATCGCGGCGATCGCCAAGGTCATGGACGACGCGGCCGCGGCCATTGAAGGGGTCTAGCCGTCATGCAGAGCCATGCCCGACTGAACACCGACCGCGGCGCGCGCTACATGATCCAGCTGGCCAAGCACTGGGCTCACCGGTTCGAGGCGACGTATGACGACGTCTCGGCCCTGATCCCTCTGCCGCTGGGAACCTGCAGCATGCTGGCCGATCCCGAAGGCCTGGACGTCACGATCGAGGCCGTCGACCTGGAGGCCCTGGCGCGGCTGGAAGACGTCGTCGCCGAACACCTGCTGCGCTTCGCCTTCCGCGAACCCGTCAAGCGGCTGGGCTGGACGCGGGCCTGGGAGGCGGGCTGCATCGATCCGCCGGCCCTGCGGATCAACCGCGTCTCGCCTTGAGGCCCTTCCCTTTCCAGACCCTCTGGGACGGGCAGTCAAATTGTCTTGCGCACGTCTCGGAATAGGCGCTTCATCCCACTCAAGCTCCAGTAGAGGGCTTTTGGGAGGAACGCCATGGGTCAGGTGGTCCGCGGCGCGCCGTGCCGGGCGCGCCAGAACGGTCGTTCGAACCGTTTTGGCTGGTTTATGCTCGTCGTCGCCGTCAATCTCGTCCTTTGGACCGGCGTGATCGCCCTCATCGTCCGCGCGACCTGACGGCTCTCAACGCAAGCCGCGGAGCAGGTCGAGCCGGCGCATCGCCTTGCCGGGCAAGGCCGACATGGGTCCGAGCGGCAGGGCCTCGGCCATCTCGCGCAGGCCGTACACCGCCGTGCGGGCGAGGGTCGAGACCGACGGCGCGCCCAGGAACCCGAACATCACGCCTTGCTGGCGGTTCGACAGCTCGCGCTTGAAGCGGTAGTCGCCCGCGCCAAGATCAAGACGCTTGTAGGGGCCGCCATCCAGGCTCTTGAGGATGTCCTGGAACAGCAGCAGGCCCGGCGAATAGCGTTCGAACTTCGGGTCGTGCGCGATCATCCAGCCGTGGATCGTGCCGCCGCCGCGCAGGTGGAAGTGCACGGCCGCCAGTTCGTCGCCCAGATGCAGGGTGTAGAGCCCGCCGCCGAACGCCGGGTCGCGGGTCTCCAGCAGTTCGTCCATCAGCCGCATGACCCAGGCG
It encodes:
- a CDS encoding PadR family transcriptional regulator — translated: MFGRHPHHPGRHGGHHGAPFGRHPFGFHGGHEGHHRRGGRMGRFFDHGDLRLVVLKLIADKPSHGYELIKAVETAAGGAYTPSPGVIYPTLTLLEELGYVTAADAGGGKKLYTITDEGQAFLEANSQPVHGLFTRMAEAAAQSAAFSPQIMRARENLKTALRLKLTSGSLTPEQIAAIAKVMDDAAAAIEGV
- a CDS encoding DUF2218 domain-containing protein, with product MQSHARLNTDRGARYMIQLAKHWAHRFEATYDDVSALIPLPLGTCSMLADPEGLDVTIEAVDLEALARLEDVVAEHLLRFAFREPVKRLGWTRAWEAGCIDPPALRINRVSP